The proteins below come from a single Alnus glutinosa chromosome 9, dhAlnGlut1.1, whole genome shotgun sequence genomic window:
- the LOC133877967 gene encoding double-stranded RNA-binding protein 2 gives MYKNQLQELAQRSCFNLPSYTCIREGPDHAPRFKATVNFNGEIFESPHYCSTLRQAEHSAAEVALNSLSNRGPSHSLAARILDETGVYKNLLQEIAQRVGAPLPQYTTFRSGLGHQPVFTGIVELAGITFTGEPAKNKKQAEKNAAMAAWSSLKQLAKEPASSSSEPENSDELEQITIARALLNYRSKEKMAISNPNALILFPRKFPIQSHRPTSPQTPPATTSKILPLICQRTAHRNRLPSTTANDSQVPPRQPPALEARGTRPQKFPAAGAAPYVPIRQIRTPCHGVAPPVTIRSAVPAYAAPPHPPLMQAPPVRIAPPVSIRQAILVHAAPPHKEDHPPVQKDEPPAAAAPAPASQLPALVKETRITTTSNSNESETVQSLEQLKI, from the exons ATGTACAAGAACCAGCTTCAAGAGCTGGCCCAGCGGAGCTGCTTCAACCTCCCCTCCTACACGTGCATTCGAGAAGGTCCGGACCACGCGCCCAGGTTCAAGGCCACCGTCAACTTTAACGGCGAGATCTTCGAGAGCCCCCACTACTGCTCCACCCTCCGCCAGGCCGAGCACTCCGCCGCCGAGGTCGCCCTCAACTCCCTCTCCAACCGCGGGCCCTCCCACTCTCTGGCCGCCAGGATCCTG GATGAGACCGGGGTTTACAAGAACCTCTTGCAGGAAATTGCACAGAGAGTTGGAGCGCCATTACCACAATACACGACCTTCAGATCAGGACTTGGACACCAACCCGTTTTCACAGGGATAGTGGAATTGGCTGGAATCACATTCACAGGAGAACCTGCCAAGAATAAGAAACAAGCAGAGAAAAATGCAGCTATGGCAGCTTGGTCATCTCTAAAACAAT TGGCAAAAGAACCTGCAAGTTCTTCATCTGAACCCGAAAACAGTGATGAGCTGGAACAGATCACAATAGCACGGGCTTTACTGAACTACCGTTCGAAGGAAAAGATGGCAATAAGTAACCCCAATGCTCTAATACTATTTCCAAGGAAGTTTCCCATCCAGAGCCACAGACCAACTAGTCCACAGACTCCCCCTGCTACCACATCAAAGATCCTCCCCTTAATTTGCCAGAGGACAGCTCATCGGAACAGACTCCCATCAACAACAGCAAACGACAGCCAAGTGCCACCACGGCAGCCTCCTGCACTGGAAGCCCGTGGGACCCGTCCTCAGAAGTTCCCTGCAGCAGGAGCAGCTCCTTATGTTCCCATCCGACAAATTAGGACACCTTGTCATGGTGTTGCACCGCCAGTGACAATAAGGAGTGCAGTGCCTGCTTACGCTGCCCCACCACATCCACCATTGATGCAGGCTCCACCTGTCCGAATTGCTCCTCCGGTCTCCATTAGGCAGGCTATTCTAGTACATGCTGCTCCACCTCACAAAGAAGATCATCCTCCTGTTCAAAAAGACGAACCTCCAGCTGCTGCTGCTCCGGCCCCTGCAAGTCAATTACCAGCTCTAGTAAAAGAAACTCGGATCACGACTACAAGCAATTCAAATGAATCTGAGACAGTACAAAGCCTTGAACAGCTCAAAATCTAA